Within Methanobrevibacter millerae, the genomic segment AAACATGATATTTCCTCTATCGAGATTCATACAAAGACTTAAAGATAAATTCCAACTCTACAAACCCGAAGCAGACGGTGTACAATTCACAAACGCAAAAAATACAAGCAAAACATGCCACCACTGCCAACACATCAATGAAGATTTGGATGTAAAAGAACGGGAATGGATGTGTCCGAAGTGTGGAAAAATACTTGATAGGGATGTAAATGCCGCAATTAATATACTGAACCGTTGGTGCGACGGGGATAGCCTAGTTCAGA encodes:
- a CDS encoding zinc ribbon domain-containing protein, producing the protein NMIFPLSRFIQRLKDKFQLYKPEADGVQFTNAKNTSKTCHHCQHINEDLDVKEREWMCPKCGKILDRDVNAAINILNRWCDGDSLVQT